Proteins from a genomic interval of Agromyces sp. Leaf222:
- the cofE gene encoding coenzyme F420-0:L-glutamate ligase, which produces MPEIGKGDDLAAIIVGAVSLEEGDILVITSKIVSKAEGRVIAAADREQAITDETVRVVATREYEGGVTRIVENRQGIIGAAAGVDASNAPDGTVLLLPIDPDASARALATGIRSLTGLGIGVILSDTLGRPWRDGQTDIAIGAAGVHVFDDLRGATDATGKPLAVTMPCVADEIAGAAELVKGKSAGIPVAVVRGLGRYVGALDLPGARSIQRPAERDLFRVGADEAYDNGYRDGFDESQNEGPLRRDL; this is translated from the coding sequence ATGCCCGAGATCGGCAAGGGCGACGACCTCGCCGCGATCATCGTCGGGGCGGTGAGCCTGGAAGAGGGCGACATCCTGGTGATCACCTCGAAGATCGTGTCGAAGGCCGAGGGGCGGGTCATTGCCGCGGCCGATCGCGAGCAGGCGATCACCGACGAGACGGTGCGCGTCGTCGCGACGCGCGAGTACGAGGGCGGCGTCACCCGCATCGTCGAGAACCGCCAGGGCATCATCGGCGCCGCGGCCGGGGTCGACGCCTCGAACGCCCCCGACGGCACGGTGCTGCTGCTGCCGATCGACCCCGACGCGTCGGCGCGGGCGCTCGCCACCGGCATCCGCTCGCTCACCGGGCTCGGCATCGGCGTGATCCTCTCGGACACGCTCGGCCGGCCGTGGCGCGACGGGCAGACCGACATCGCGATCGGCGCGGCGGGCGTGCACGTCTTCGACGACCTGCGCGGGGCGACGGATGCCACGGGCAAGCCGCTCGCGGTCACGATGCCGTGCGTGGCCGACGAGATCGCGGGCGCCGCCGAGCTCGTCAAGGGCAAGTCCGCCGGGATCCCCGTGGCCGTCGTGCGCGGACTCGGCCGGTACGTGGGGGCGCTCGACCTGCCCGGGGCGCGCAGCATCCAGCGCCCGGCCGAGCGCGACCTGTTCCGCGTGGGCGCCGACGAGGCGTACGACAACGGGTATCGAGACGGCTTCGACGAGTCGCAGAACGAGGGCCCGCTGCGGCGCGACCTGTAG
- a CDS encoding DUF4012 domain-containing protein, giving the protein MTSEAPGRPKRRRVRLVLLGIGALVAVALAAAAWVGVRGWLARGELEAAVDAAGSVMSAMSAQDRPAAAREAERLDEHASAAAALTGDPVWAGAQVIPWIGDDLRAVGVMAAALARVSADAVLPLSTTVAGLDASSLRDAEGRMDIDRIAASAPVVHRAATAIGIAADEVEAIPSRGLLGPVAGARTRFLGALTEASTVANGADDALSFIPGALGQDAPRQYLMLSLNNAELRTAGGITGAIALVRIDGGRLTIVRQASTSDFAKFDPPLTVDPGMRSVFGDDVGSYIQNTTMTPDFAETGELTAAMWQRVFGDRIDGVVALDPIALSYLLRSTGLVTVDGADPLDAANAVSRLLIEPYQDPTFEQAARDRYFSSIAAATFEAMLHESVDLGTLAWAVAESGAEHRISMWSADAGEQAMLERSPFGGLLAAQAAAGPQAYGVYLNDTTAAKLDPYLDVAIDVGAVQTRADAHGDVTVRVTLTDAVTPADLVRMPIDASGAYREGFGHGRITTIVTVRAPEGAFNGGVFVDGAPVPSLARDVAGATTSSLPIDLEPGEQAIVEFRFVSAEPLQAEPQVVHTPLFAPLEVGSL; this is encoded by the coding sequence ATGACGTCCGAAGCTCCGGGCCGTCCGAAGCGTCGCCGCGTTCGCCTGGTGCTGCTGGGCATCGGTGCGCTCGTCGCCGTCGCGCTCGCCGCGGCCGCGTGGGTGGGCGTGCGCGGGTGGCTCGCGAGGGGCGAGCTCGAGGCCGCCGTCGACGCGGCGGGATCCGTCATGTCCGCGATGTCCGCCCAGGACCGGCCGGCAGCGGCCCGCGAGGCGGAGCGGCTCGACGAGCACGCGTCCGCCGCGGCGGCGCTCACGGGCGATCCGGTCTGGGCGGGGGCGCAGGTGATCCCGTGGATCGGCGACGACCTCCGGGCCGTCGGCGTGATGGCGGCTGCGCTCGCCAGGGTCTCGGCGGACGCCGTGCTGCCGCTCAGCACGACCGTCGCGGGCCTCGACGCCTCGTCACTGCGAGATGCGGAGGGCCGCATGGACATCGATCGGATCGCCGCATCGGCACCGGTCGTGCACCGCGCGGCGACCGCGATCGGCATCGCGGCCGACGAGGTCGAGGCCATTCCGTCGCGGGGGCTCCTGGGCCCGGTGGCGGGCGCGCGCACCAGGTTCCTCGGTGCGCTCACCGAGGCGTCGACGGTCGCGAACGGCGCCGACGACGCGCTGTCGTTCATCCCGGGGGCGCTCGGGCAGGACGCCCCGCGGCAGTACCTCATGCTCTCGCTCAACAACGCGGAACTCCGCACGGCGGGCGGCATCACGGGCGCGATCGCATTGGTGCGCATCGACGGCGGGCGGCTGACCATCGTGCGACAGGCGAGCACGAGCGACTTCGCGAAGTTCGACCCGCCGTTGACCGTCGACCCGGGCATGCGGTCGGTGTTCGGCGACGACGTCGGCAGCTACATCCAGAACACGACGATGACCCCCGACTTCGCGGAGACCGGCGAGCTCACGGCGGCCATGTGGCAACGGGTGTTCGGCGATCGCATCGACGGCGTCGTCGCCCTCGACCCCATCGCCCTGTCGTACCTGCTCCGGTCGACGGGACTCGTGACCGTCGACGGAGCCGACCCGCTCGACGCCGCGAACGCGGTCTCGCGCCTGCTCATCGAGCCGTACCAGGACCCGACGTTCGAGCAGGCCGCGCGGGACCGGTACTTCAGTTCGATCGCGGCGGCGACCTTCGAGGCCATGCTCCACGAGTCGGTCGACCTCGGAACCCTCGCGTGGGCGGTGGCCGAGTCCGGAGCGGAGCACCGCATCTCGATGTGGAGCGCCGATGCGGGCGAGCAGGCCATGCTCGAGCGGTCGCCGTTCGGCGGGCTCCTCGCCGCGCAGGCCGCAGCCGGCCCGCAGGCCTACGGCGTGTACCTCAACGACACGACGGCCGCGAAGCTCGATCCCTATCTCGACGTGGCGATCGACGTCGGCGCCGTTCAGACACGCGCCGACGCGCACGGTGACGTCACCGTCCGCGTCACGCTCACCGACGCCGTGACGCCGGCCGACCTCGTGCGCATGCCGATCGATGCGAGCGGCGCATACCGGGAGGGCTTCGGGCACGGACGGATCACGACGATCGTCACCGTTCGCGCGCCTGAGGGCGCGTTCAACGGCGGCGTCTTCGTCGACGGCGCGCCGGTGCCGTCCCTCGCACGCGACGTCGCGGGCGCGACGACGAGCTCGCTGCCGATCGACCTCGAGCCGGGCGAACAGGCGATCGTCGAGTTCAGGTTCGTGAGCGCCGAGCCCTTGCAGGCCGAGCCGCAGGTGGTGCACACGCCGCTCTTCGCCCCGCTCGAAGTCGGCTCGCTCTAG
- a CDS encoding serine/threonine-protein kinase translates to MTTSPRRVAGDPLIGATLDARYRLDGLVGRGGMASVYRGEDLALERQVAVKVFSATAEGLDDAQRRSSEIALLASLSHRGLVRLYDASHDQTTGREFLVMELVDGHDLRETLRLGPIGPADAAVILADLAEALHVIHGRGIVHRDVKPANVLLEPAHVPSRTWNAKLADFGIARLIDDARLTGTGLLVGTPGYLSPEQVTGADPGPASDVYALGLLMLEARGGATAFPGPAAESAAARLVRDPAIPAELGDDWVALLRSMTAREPGDRPTALEVVVAASALDVSERADAGATAATVALAEVAETPTVAMTAAAAAATVADDAPTKRLPVEPEVETGDDPTRVLTATGAPASKSEPEPKPERSPAPGAAASRRPVRKARAAVVALLVAAAVALLWILVTPLAAPPAPEPEPLPSVPGELGVHLEQLDEAVTG, encoded by the coding sequence GTGACGACCTCCCCCCGACGCGTCGCCGGCGACCCGCTCATCGGAGCAACGCTCGACGCGCGCTACCGCCTCGACGGCCTCGTCGGCCGGGGCGGCATGGCGAGCGTGTACCGCGGTGAAGATCTCGCGCTCGAACGCCAGGTGGCCGTCAAGGTGTTCTCGGCCACGGCAGAGGGCCTCGACGACGCGCAGCGCCGCTCGTCGGAGATCGCGCTGCTCGCGAGCCTCTCCCACCGCGGACTGGTGCGCCTCTACGACGCATCGCACGACCAGACCACGGGGCGCGAGTTCCTCGTGATGGAGCTCGTCGACGGGCACGACCTGCGCGAGACCCTGCGGTTGGGGCCGATCGGGCCGGCGGATGCCGCGGTGATCCTCGCCGACCTCGCCGAGGCGTTGCACGTGATCCACGGTCGCGGCATCGTGCATCGCGACGTGAAGCCGGCGAACGTGCTGCTCGAGCCCGCGCACGTGCCGAGCCGCACCTGGAACGCGAAGCTCGCGGACTTCGGCATCGCGAGGCTCATCGACGACGCCCGGCTCACCGGCACCGGCCTGCTGGTGGGCACCCCCGGCTACCTCAGTCCCGAGCAGGTCACCGGCGCGGATCCCGGACCCGCCTCCGACGTCTACGCACTCGGGCTCCTCATGCTCGAAGCCCGCGGCGGTGCCACCGCCTTCCCCGGCCCGGCCGCGGAATCCGCGGCGGCGCGACTCGTGCGCGACCCCGCGATCCCGGCCGAGCTCGGCGACGACTGGGTCGCCCTGCTCCGGTCGATGACCGCACGTGAGCCCGGCGACCGTCCGACGGCGCTCGAGGTCGTCGTCGCGGCATCCGCACTCGACGTCTCGGAACGAGCGGATGCCGGCGCCACGGCGGCGACGGTCGCGTTGGCCGAGGTCGCCGAGACGCCGACCGTCGCCATGACCGCGGCCGCGGCCGCGGCAACCGTCGCCGACGACGCCCCGACGAAGCGGCTGCCGGTGGAGCCCGAGGTCGAGACCGGCGACGACCCCACCCGCGTGCTCACCGCGACCGGCGCGCCCGCGTCGAAGTCCGAGCCCGAGCCCAAGCCCGAGCGCTCGCCCGCCCCCGGTGCCGCGGCGTCGCGGCGACCCGTGCGCAAGGCCCGCGCCGCCGTCGTCGCGCTGCTCGTCGCCGCGGCCGTCGCGTTGCTCTGGATCCTCGTCACGCCCCTCGCGGCACCGCCCGCGCCCGAGCCAGAACCGCTTCCGAGCGTTCCCGGCGAGCTCGGCGTGCACCTCGAGCAGCTCGACGAGGCGGTGACCGGGTGA
- a CDS encoding N-acetyltransferase codes for MTQANPDDITLEPMSPEEVAAWLPVAMREYEESRMEAGDSAEGADAARAESEQRFFPDGRLIDGHLLFTVRLAGEDAGWFWLGPWNGTGVEDWWIYDIRVYDEFQRRGIARVVMQRADAIAREGGAKSLGLNAFAYNIPAITLYESLGYLTASLHMRKEL; via the coding sequence ATGACGCAGGCGAACCCCGACGACATCACGCTCGAGCCGATGAGCCCCGAGGAGGTCGCCGCCTGGCTGCCCGTCGCGATGCGCGAGTACGAGGAGTCGCGCATGGAGGCGGGGGACAGCGCCGAGGGGGCCGATGCCGCCCGCGCCGAGTCGGAGCAGCGGTTCTTCCCCGACGGGCGGCTGATCGACGGCCACCTGCTCTTCACGGTCCGCCTCGCAGGCGAGGACGCGGGGTGGTTCTGGCTCGGGCCCTGGAACGGCACCGGCGTCGAGGACTGGTGGATCTACGACATCCGCGTGTACGACGAGTTCCAGCGGCGCGGCATCGCGAGGGTCGTCATGCAGCGAGCCGATGCGATCGCGCGCGAGGGCGGCGCGAAGAGCCTCGGGCTGAACGCGTTCGCCTACAACATCCCGGCGATCACGCTCTACGAGAGCCTCGGCTACCTCACGGCCTCGCTGCACATGCGCAAGGAGCTCTGA
- a CDS encoding GntR family transcriptional regulator — protein MSAQNAAPGGTTAASGDGGAAALKQLAGQHATGYRSVGVMVYDILKDAILNGALLPGQKLRQETLAELIGVSRLPVRSALIQLEADGLVEFHDRRGAVVKSLSPAQAKEVYDIRVLLEVEALRLTMAALTDDRVARLRELGKAADRQQEGSDFVDARTEFYAELYDAEQRPVLWEMIEQLRLKVGRYVLGWRLVGDAEHSHTHEQLIEAVASGDADRAVDVLRDHLVGVRDAVLELLEAESKAADAAAPASRVRAPR, from the coding sequence ATGAGCGCGCAGAACGCAGCACCCGGGGGCACCACGGCGGCATCGGGCGACGGCGGGGCCGCCGCCCTCAAGCAACTCGCAGGCCAGCACGCGACCGGGTACCGCTCGGTCGGCGTCATGGTCTACGACATCCTCAAGGACGCGATCCTGAACGGCGCCCTGCTGCCGGGGCAGAAGCTGCGGCAGGAGACGCTCGCCGAGCTGATCGGCGTCTCGCGGCTGCCCGTGCGCTCGGCGCTGATCCAGCTCGAGGCCGACGGGCTCGTCGAGTTCCACGACCGCCGTGGGGCCGTGGTGAAGTCGCTCTCGCCGGCGCAGGCGAAGGAGGTCTACGACATCCGCGTGCTCCTCGAGGTGGAGGCGCTCCGGCTCACGATGGCCGCGCTCACCGACGATCGCGTCGCCCGCCTGCGCGAGCTCGGCAAGGCCGCCGACCGCCAGCAGGAGGGCTCGGACTTCGTCGACGCCCGCACCGAGTTCTACGCCGAGCTCTATGACGCCGAGCAGCGGCCCGTGCTCTGGGAGATGATCGAGCAGCTGCGCCTCAAGGTCGGCCGCTACGTGCTCGGCTGGCGCCTCGTGGGCGACGCCGAGCACAGCCACACGCACGAGCAGCTCATCGAGGCCGTCGCCTCCGGTGATGCCGACCGCGCCGTCGACGTGCTGCGCGACCACCTCGTCGGCGTGCGCGATGCCGTGCTCGAGCTGCTCGAGGCGGAGTCGAAGGCCGCGGATGCCGCGGCGCCGGCGTCGCGGGTGCGCGCACCGCGCTGA
- a CDS encoding TIGR03557 family F420-dependent LLM class oxidoreductase: protein MSVHIGYAAMLEQFPPAEAVALAAYAEQHGFSGVMASDHFQPWLPQQGESSFVWSVLAALGERTTGDLGPGVTTPTFRWHPAMVAQASATLASMYPGRHWLGIGSGEALNEHVVGTYWPEAHERINRMFEAVDIIKKLFSASIAGREVRHAGPHFRLETTRLWTMPPVPPEIYVATQGPVTAKRAGRQVDGIITTGADDERLRVLLAKFDEGAREGGRDRSKLTRVLQLHLSWAPTDEEAMANALREWPIAGMRFARGDIRSPFEFEQLARSVRPEDFAGRLTVSSDPDVHRAHIQRCIDLGFDRIYLHNVGRNQREWLEVFGRDVLPGLVR from the coding sequence GTGTCAGTGCACATCGGATACGCAGCCATGCTCGAGCAGTTCCCGCCCGCCGAGGCGGTGGCGCTCGCCGCGTACGCCGAGCAGCACGGCTTCTCGGGGGTCATGGCCTCCGACCACTTCCAGCCGTGGCTGCCGCAGCAGGGCGAGTCCTCGTTCGTGTGGAGCGTGCTCGCGGCGCTCGGCGAGCGCACGACGGGCGACCTCGGCCCCGGCGTGACCACCCCGACGTTCCGCTGGCACCCGGCCATGGTCGCCCAGGCCAGTGCGACGCTCGCCTCGATGTACCCCGGCCGCCATTGGCTCGGCATCGGGTCGGGCGAGGCGCTGAACGAGCACGTCGTCGGCACCTACTGGCCAGAGGCGCACGAGCGCATCAACCGCATGTTCGAGGCCGTCGACATCATCAAGAAGCTCTTCAGCGCCTCGATCGCCGGCCGCGAGGTGCGCCACGCCGGCCCGCACTTCCGGCTCGAGACCACCCGGCTCTGGACCATGCCGCCCGTCCCCCCCGAGATCTACGTCGCCACCCAGGGGCCCGTCACGGCGAAGCGCGCGGGCCGCCAGGTCGACGGCATCATCACGACCGGCGCCGACGACGAGCGACTGCGCGTGCTGCTCGCGAAGTTCGACGAGGGTGCCCGCGAGGGCGGCCGCGACCGGTCGAAGCTCACGCGCGTGCTGCAGCTCCACCTCTCGTGGGCGCCGACCGACGAGGAGGCGATGGCGAACGCGCTGCGCGAGTGGCCCATCGCGGGCATGCGCTTCGCTCGCGGCGACATCCGCTCGCCCTTCGAGTTCGAGCAGCTCGCGCGCTCGGTGCGCCCTGAGGACTTCGCCGGCCGGCTCACCGTCTCGAGCGACCCCGACGTGCACCGCGCGCACATCCAACGCTGCATCGACCTCGGATTCGACCGCATCTACCTGCACAACGTCGGCCGCAACCAGCGCGAGTGGCTCGAGGTCTTCGGGCGCGACGTGCTGCCGGGGCTCGTGCGATGA
- a CDS encoding exodeoxyribonuclease III: MRIATWNVNSIRTRVERTVDWMVREDVDVLAMQEIKCKPEQFPHEAFEAAGYELAIHGLNQWNGVAIASRAPIEDVAIEFPGMPGFLKGHEGPDLPKEARALGATIDGVRLWSLYVPNGRSLDDPHYTYKLDWLAALTEYTRAETAAHPTRPFALMGDFNIVPFDHDNGDPTVIEGVTTHVSPAEREAFFGLEGAGVTDVVRPLVPEGFTYWDYKQLRFPRNEGLRIDFVLGSEAFAHAVTGASIHRNERKGTAPSDHVPVLVDLDLGGDDDDRPMIF, encoded by the coding sequence ATGCGCATCGCCACCTGGAACGTCAACTCGATCCGCACCCGCGTCGAACGCACCGTCGACTGGATGGTGCGCGAAGACGTCGACGTGCTGGCGATGCAGGAGATCAAGTGCAAGCCCGAGCAGTTCCCGCACGAGGCGTTCGAGGCCGCGGGCTACGAGCTCGCGATCCACGGCCTGAACCAGTGGAACGGCGTCGCCATCGCGAGCCGCGCGCCCATCGAAGACGTCGCGATCGAGTTCCCCGGCATGCCCGGCTTCCTCAAGGGCCACGAGGGCCCCGACCTGCCGAAAGAGGCGCGCGCGCTCGGCGCGACGATCGACGGCGTGCGCCTGTGGAGCCTCTACGTGCCCAACGGCCGGTCGCTCGACGACCCGCACTACACGTACAAGCTCGACTGGCTCGCCGCCCTCACCGAGTACACGCGCGCCGAGACGGCCGCCCACCCGACCCGGCCGTTCGCACTCATGGGCGACTTCAACATCGTGCCGTTCGACCACGACAACGGCGACCCCACGGTCATCGAGGGCGTGACCACGCACGTCTCACCCGCCGAGCGCGAGGCGTTCTTCGGCCTCGAGGGCGCCGGCGTCACCGACGTGGTGCGCCCGCTCGTGCCGGAGGGCTTCACCTACTGGGACTACAAGCAGCTGCGCTTCCCCCGCAACGAGGGCCTGCGCATCGACTTCGTGCTCGGCTCCGAGGCCTTCGCCCACGCCGTGACCGGTGCGTCCATCCACCGCAACGAGCGCAAGGGCACCGCCCCGAGCGACCACGTGCCCGTGCTCGTCGACCTCGACCTGGGCGGCGACGACGACGATCGGCCGATGATCTTCTAG
- a CDS encoding LPXTG cell wall anchor domain-containing protein produces MTAAILLASGLVLLGGQSANAAETPTPVAPGYAPGVSVEPTLGGSTAVGVCDDDVPYIFYSVTLTDPDGVATSDFAKLILQGADGQSLEIPLGELVDGSLSGSVLWPGASVDASGAATGWPGWAFVDGEWVETTGNFAWTRTVTSATLVVNPDLEVALSYPPATPGCTDPAGSTPAGVASAGEALPDTGVASWTAPLGIAAAGAVLLGLMLIRRRAGASRSRVQP; encoded by the coding sequence ATGACAGCAGCCATCCTGCTCGCCTCCGGACTCGTCCTCCTCGGAGGGCAGTCGGCGAACGCGGCGGAGACCCCCACTCCCGTCGCGCCCGGCTACGCCCCCGGGGTGTCGGTCGAACCGACGCTCGGCGGCTCGACCGCGGTCGGCGTCTGCGACGACGACGTCCCGTACATCTTCTACTCCGTGACGCTGACCGACCCCGACGGGGTCGCGACGTCGGACTTCGCGAAGCTCATCCTGCAGGGGGCCGACGGCCAGTCGCTCGAGATCCCGCTCGGCGAGCTCGTCGACGGGTCGCTCTCGGGGAGCGTGCTGTGGCCGGGCGCCTCGGTCGACGCGAGCGGCGCTGCGACCGGATGGCCCGGTTGGGCGTTCGTCGACGGCGAGTGGGTCGAGACCACCGGCAACTTCGCGTGGACCCGCACGGTGACCTCCGCGACGCTCGTCGTCAACCCCGACCTCGAGGTGGCGCTCAGCTACCCGCCTGCCACGCCCGGCTGCACCGACCCGGCCGGCTCGACGCCCGCAGGTGTTGCGAGCGCCGGCGAGGCGCTGCCCGACACGGGTGTCGCGTCGTGGACGGCGCCGCTCGGGATCGCTGCCGCGGGCGCCGTGCTGCTCGGGCTCATGCTGATCCGTCGCCGTGCCGGGGCGTCGCGGTCCAGGGTGCAGCCCTGA
- a CDS encoding SDR family oxidoreductase — MTRTVRGARLLITGAAGGMGRMYAQRAVAEHAASVTLWDRDASALARTVDELGAVSRGRTRIHSYVVDLADLGSIAKHAQKVRKEVGNPDVLINNAGIVRGNEYFWQTDNGDDTRPTMQVNALAPMYVTREFLPGMIAAAYRPARIVNIASAAGTLANPRMATYAASKAALIGWSDSLRLELEQADHTNVKVTTVTPSYISTGMFAGARGPVLTPILEPEFVVDKVWAAMLKGRPLLELPWSVGLSRALRGILPTRVFDRLVGNGFGVYRSMERFTGR, encoded by the coding sequence ATGACGAGAACGGTGCGCGGGGCGAGACTTCTCATCACGGGCGCTGCGGGCGGCATGGGCCGCATGTACGCGCAGCGCGCGGTGGCCGAGCACGCGGCATCCGTCACCCTCTGGGATCGCGACGCCTCGGCGCTCGCGCGCACCGTCGACGAGCTCGGCGCCGTCTCGCGCGGGCGCACCCGCATCCACTCCTACGTCGTCGACCTGGCCGACCTCGGCTCGATCGCCAAGCACGCGCAGAAGGTGCGCAAGGAGGTCGGCAACCCCGACGTGCTCATCAACAACGCCGGCATCGTGCGCGGCAACGAGTACTTCTGGCAGACCGACAACGGCGACGACACCCGCCCGACCATGCAGGTCAACGCGCTCGCGCCCATGTACGTGACCCGCGAGTTCCTGCCCGGCATGATCGCCGCCGCCTATCGGCCTGCCCGCATCGTGAACATCGCCTCGGCGGCGGGCACGCTGGCGAACCCGCGCATGGCGACCTACGCCGCCTCGAAGGCCGCGCTCATCGGCTGGAGCGACTCGTTGCGGCTCGAACTCGAACAGGCCGACCACACCAACGTGAAGGTCACCACCGTGACGCCGAGCTACATCTCGACCGGCATGTTCGCGGGCGCGAGAGGGCCGGTGCTCACGCCGATCCTCGAGCCCGAGTTCGTCGTCGACAAGGTCTGGGCGGCGATGCTCAAGGGCCGGCCGCTGCTCGAGCTGCCGTGGAGCGTCGGACTCTCACGGGCGCTCAGGGGAATCCTGCCGACGCGCGTGTTCGACCGACTCGTGGGCAACGGCTTCGGCGTCTACCGGTCGATGGAGCGGTTCACCGGCCGCTGA
- a CDS encoding DUF6328 family protein, whose translation MDAHPDVAPDDGRDETANQRSDRNWNEILQELRVALTGTQLIGGFLIAVAFQPRFDELDDYQVRLYLVLVSLAGLATVIGLGPVTLHRALFRRKVKERLVLTGNRLLVAHLAVVGLLLVGVTSLVFDVAVSREAGWWALGVGAVVVIAAWVVLPLVRAAADDGPELSA comes from the coding sequence ATGGACGCCCACCCGGATGTCGCGCCCGATGACGGCCGCGACGAGACCGCGAACCAGCGCAGCGACCGCAACTGGAACGAGATCCTGCAGGAGTTGCGCGTCGCGCTGACCGGCACGCAGCTGATCGGCGGGTTCCTGATCGCGGTCGCCTTCCAGCCGAGGTTCGACGAGCTCGACGACTACCAGGTGCGGCTGTACCTCGTGCTCGTCTCGCTCGCCGGGCTCGCGACCGTGATCGGGCTCGGCCCGGTGACCCTGCACCGCGCGCTGTTCCGCCGCAAGGTCAAGGAGCGGCTCGTGCTGACCGGCAACCGGCTGCTCGTCGCGCACCTCGCCGTGGTCGGGCTGCTGCTCGTCGGCGTCACCTCGCTCGTGTTCGACGTCGCGGTGTCGCGCGAGGCGGGGTGGTGGGCGCTCGGCGTCGGCGCGGTGGTCGTGATCGCGGCGTGGGTGGTGCTGCCGCTCGTGCGGGCGGCGGCCGACGACGGGCCCGAACTGTCCGCCTGA